Proteins from a genomic interval of Gossypium hirsutum isolate 1008001.06 chromosome A09, Gossypium_hirsutum_v2.1, whole genome shotgun sequence:
- the LOC107942460 gene encoding xyloglucan glycosyltransferase 4, with amino-acid sequence MAPSSVVVTIEKPNKFSLVEINGSDSTLLLEKQKAVSPKQFTWFLFLKANRVFACLSWLPMALKTMFLSVKKRIALSDVSEEEAKSRRLYRFIKVFLFISIFALVLEIFAHLKKWNLNMIQPWEVQGLFQWCYMTWLSFRVDYVAPLVLTMSKFCIVLFLIQSLDRLILCLGCFWIKYKNLKPRINGDAYDIEDGSSFPMVLVQIPMCNEREVFAQSIAAACQLDWPKDRILIQVLDDSDDGNLQLLIKDEVSLWREKGVNIIYRHRLIRTGYKAGNLKSAMACDYVKDYEFVAIFDADFQPNPDFLKQTVPHFKGDPELGLVQARWSFVNKDENLLTRLQNINLCFHFEVEQQVNGAFLNFFGFNGTAGVWRIKALEESGGWLERTTVEDMDIAVRAHLNGWKFIFLNDVKVLCELPESYEAYKKQQHRWHSGPMQLFRLCLPAIVTSKISVSKKANLIFLFFLLRKLILPFYSFTLFCIILPLTMFIPEAELPLWVICYIPIFMSFLNILPAPKSFPFLVPYLLFENTMSVTKFNAMISGLFQLGSAYEWVVTKKTGRSSESDLVALAERESKSLNEEKITRRHSESGLETLNKLKKQEEITPLKKRNRLYRKELVLAFLLLTAAARSLLSAHGVHFYFLLFQGLTFLVVGLDLIGEQIS; translated from the exons ATGGCTCCAAGCTCAGTTGTGGTCACCATTGAGAAGCCTAATAAGTTCTCTTTAGTGGAAATCAATGGCTCAGATTCAACTCTGCTACTCGAGAAACAAAAAGCTGTGAGTCCCAAACAGTTCACATGGTTCCTTTTCCTCAAAGCTAACAGAGTTTTTGCTTGTCTTTCATGGCTGCCAATggctttgaaaaccatgtttttatcAGTCAAGAAACGCATTGCATTATCTGATGTGAGTGAAGAAGAAGCCAAAAGCAGAAGATTGTATAGATTCATCAAAGTCTTtctttttatctctatatttgcTTTGGTTTTAGAAATCTTTGCTCATTTGAAGAAATGGAATTTGAACATGATTCAACCATGGGAGGTTCAAGGTCTCTTCCAATGGTGTTATATGACATGGTTGTCATTTAGAGTTGATTATGTTGCTCCATTGGTGCTAACCATGTCCAAATTCTGCATTGTTCTCTTCTTGATTCAGTCTCTTGATCGCCTTATTCTTTGTTTGGGTTGTTTCTGGATTAAATATAAGAACTTGAAACCAAGAATCAATGGAGATGCTTATGATATTGAAGATGGCTCAAGTTTTCCTATGGTTCTAGTGCAGATCCCAATGTGCAATGAAAGAGAG GTATTCGCACAATCAATTGCAGCTGCTTGTCAGCTTGATTGGCCTAAAGACCGGATTCTAATTCAAGTTCTAGATGATTCAGATGATGGGAATTTACAGCTTTTGATCAAAGATGAAGTTTCATTATGGCGTGAGAAAGGGGTGAACATAATCTACCGGCATCGGTTAATCCGAACCGGATACAAAGCCGGCAACCTTAAATCAGCAATGGCATGTGATTATGTTAAGGACTATGAATTTGTTGCTATATTTGATGCAGATTTCCAGCCTAACCCTGATTTCCTCAAGCAAACCGTGCCTCACTTCAAG GGTGACCCTGAGCTTGGTTTAGTTCAAGCTCGTTGGTCATTTGTGAATAAAGATGAGAATTTGCTTACAAGGCTTCAAAACATCAATCTTTGCTTCCATTTCGAAGTTGAGCAGCAAGTGAATGGTGCTTTCCTCAACTTCTTCGGATTCAATGGGACCGCTGGCGTGTGGAGGATCAAGGCCTTGGAAGAATCCGGTGGTTGGCTCGAGAGAACAACTGTTGAGGACATGGATATCGCGGTTCGAGCACACTTAAATGGATGGAAATTCATCTTCCTCAATGATGTTAAAGTGCTTTGTGAGTTGCCTGAGTCTTATGAAGCTTACAAGAAACAGCAGCACCGATGGCATTCAGGTCCGATGCAGTTGTTTCGGTTATGTCTTCCTGCAATTGTAACATCCAAG ATATCGGTATCGAAGAAGGCCAATTTGATATTCCTGTTTTTCCTACTAAGGAAGCTTATACTTCCATTTTACTCCTTCACATTGTTCTGCATCATACTTCCATTAACAATGTTCATTCCTGAAGCTGAACTTCCCCTTTGGGTTATCTGTTATATCCCAATTTTCATGTCATTCCTAAACATCCTCCCGGCCCCGAAATCCTTCCCTTTCTTAGTCCCGTACCTTCTGTTCGAAAACACAATGTCGGTAACCAAATTTAATGCCATGATCTCGGGACTATTCCAGCTCGGGAGCGCCTACGAATGGGTAGTAACGAAGAAAACAGGTCGATCTTCAGAATCCGACTTAGTGGCCTTAGCTGAAAGGGAATCGAAATCATTGAATGAAGAAAAGATCACGAGGAGACACTCCGAATCTGGGTTGGAGACATTGAATAAACTCAAAAAACAAGAAGAAATCACCCCTTTGAAGAAGAGAAATCGACTCTATAGGAAAGAGCTGGTACTGGCTTTTCTTCTACTCACTGCTGCTGCAAGAAGCTTATTGTCTGCACATGGGGTTCATTTCTATTTCTTGTTGTTTCAAGGCTTGACTTTTCTAGTAGTTGGCTTGGATTTGATTGGTGAACAAATAAgttaa